The Erinaceus europaeus chromosome 11, mEriEur2.1, whole genome shotgun sequence DNA window ttgtaacatattTAGTTTTAGCAATACACAGTATGTAATGGTGACAACATGGACTAGATTTGAAACTCTACTCTTAAGAGCTTTGTGATTTTGCAAGTTCAAACATCAGTTTTTGTATTCTCTTTCCTGCTGATGCATTGCAGTAACCCTTTGTTATTTTCAGTCATTTACTTTAACCAGGCAGACAAATCAGAGAATCATGTACAATTCAGTCATTTGCACAAGACAGTACTCATGAAGTAGAAACATAGTATTTTATAAATGCATAAATGAATTTAGTGTCGTGTATAATCAACAAATATTATTAGTTGAAGAGATGTGTTCCAGCTTTAAACCACTATTTGCTTTGGATAAGagcttttatttttagaaaggatTACTGGTAACACCTACTTGTAGCAAGTAAGAAGCCATATAATTTTTGTATTGAAAAAACTGAGATGTGAAGTATATACTGTTTTTCTTCCCAGGTTATAACACTTCACCTTTTAcctggctccttctctctcttgaagaaaaatgatttttttatgtgtatatattttttttactgaggaaatttggttttttttttgtttttttgcctccagagttatcactggggctctatgcctgcactatgaacccacttttcctggaggacatttttcccactttcgttgtctttgttgttgccattgatattgttggataggacagagagatcaagagaggagagaaaagacacctgcacacctgcttcattccttttttttttttgcaccttgATGGTTATGGTGCCTACTCCTGGGggcgatttttcccattttgttgcccttgtttattgttgtcgttgttattgctgtcattgttgttagaacagagagaaattgagagaggaggggaagacagggaggagagagacacctgcaggcctgcttcaccacttgtaaagagatCCCTCTGTAGGTCGGGAGCCGGgatcttgaactgggattcttaacgctggtcctgtgcgattaacctgctgcgctactgcctgacccctggaaatttgtttttcattttgtttattattttattttgcctccaggtttatcactggagcttggtgctggcattacgaatccactgttcctgacagccattttttttcctattttattgtataggacagagagaaattgagaggagggaggagagggagacacctgcatacacctgcttcaccacttgtgaagcaacctccctgaaagtggggagccaggggctcaaaccaagatccttgctcgggtccctgcctgcacttcatattatgcacttaatccagtgcaccactgcgTGAAATCTGGTTTTCTTAAATGATAACTATACCCTATCCCTTTGAACTCTTAGGCCCAAGGATATTTTcactattattttcttctttatttatcatcactgggcttcactgctccaggctgacttattcagatagaaagatgctacagcactgaagcaattggagctgggctcaagcctgggttgtactcatgacaaaacaaacacactacccaagtgaactatcttgctggctctTGACCCTTATGTCATTTAATCTTGtactataaacattttttttcattctgttagTACTATTGGAGAGTAGTATAGTGAGAACCAGATTAACTCTAGTAGACAATTCATTCCAAAACTTGAAACATCTAGGTATAATTAggaacaaattttattttatttgaagttGAGATGTCCTAATTGCAAAACTGTTTAAATACTAGAAAAGAATAATTTATCCTGTTttcttcttaaaaagaaaaaaacacaatatAAATGTAAACAGTGCTCTAAAATTATATGGGTGAGTGCTGGAGAGATAGTCCATTGTGGGGCGAGGGAGTAGATAATGTATAGTTATTcagagagacttttatgcctgaggcttcaaagttccaggttcagtctcttgcatcaccataagcaagagctaagcAGTCTCTGGTTGAGAGAGTGTGTGTTCATTGGGTGAGAGGTGAGTGcattgccatgcacacagccagTGTTCAAGCCTTAACACCACATAGGAGGTGCtatgcactagaggaagctctggtgttacAGGGTCTCTTTATATCTACATGAAAAAGCTAtatggaacagtgaaatcacatgtaTAGGGCCCTGACccaggatgggggggaggggcaatCATAGCACTGTGCTTACCTAAAAGCAAATTTATTTGGGGGAGAGCTCACACTTGATATATGCTGTTACTTctgagccagtttttttttttttctttttcaatttttcttcatTTCAGATATATATAGAAACACCTTAGAAGTTCTTCCAGtactgtggtgcaggcacctcatgcatggtaacaagtgtacTCTGTAGAACTTCCCCTTGGCACCCCCTTCCAAATTAAAACAGAACTTATATATATCCTAGATACATTGAAAATCTTAGGACTATCCATTACCAAGATGTTTTTGGCATGTTCTTCCTTTTAAGAGAAAGAGTAGGATAGAATCTTTGTCTAATTTTATTCAACATTTCTAGatacagaagatatgaatagagccCAGTCTAAGTATCAGACCGCACAAGTCGTTGTTTTAAGTTTGATGTAACCCAACAGTGCTCTTCAGCCCCTTTTCCTCCACGTTTTTTCTCTGCTTCAGTAAATAACTTTGAGTCAAGGGGTTTTATCTACATGCCACCAAGACTGTGCTGCTGACTTCTGCCAcagacaaatttatttattttcagattagagagaggtagagaggcagaaagagtgaaagacttcaacaccgaagcttccttcagtgcagtgggggccagactcaaacttgggtcatgcacatggcaaggagCAATTTCACCAATCCTGAAAGTGAACTTTAAAAAGCACTTggttttgggggttgggtggtggcagagtgggttaagcacatgtggcacaaaacgcagggaccggtgtagggatcccagtttgagcccccggctccccacctgcaggggagctgcttcacaggcggtgaagcaggtctgcaggtgtctatctttctccccccttctctgtcttcccctcctctctccatttctctctgtcctgtccaacaacaaacaacatcaacaatggcaataataataaccacaacgaggctacaacaacaaaggcaacaaaagggggaaaaaatggcctccaggagcggtggattcatggtgcaggcaccaagcccagcaaagCACTTGGTTCTAAATTACTTGTGGGCAACCTTCTGGGTTAGCAGGTCAGGAGTTTCAGATACATAAAGCCACATTCTCATATTACcttttaataaatgtttaaaataggaGACATAGTACTTTGTTCCATTAATACCTTTAGTGGGAGTGAAGGAATAGGTTTCTTTTAACTACTAAATTGTTGGTTATATCTTAGGTCctatcagcagtgtcctggtgaatAAGTACGGCAGTCGTCCAGTCATGATGGCTGGTGGCTGCTTGTCAGGCTGTGGCTTGATTGCAGCTTCTTTCTGTAACACTGTATTTCAACTCTACATCTGTATCGGAGTCATTGGAGGTAAGTTGCTTTTgatttatacattttcttttttataatttatttggctagaaacagcaattgagagagatggggacgatgaaaagggaaagacatttggagcactacttcactacttgtggaacTTTCTCCCTCcaatggggaccagagacttgaacctggatcctacatCTTGGAGcctgtgctctctaccagatgaCCAGCCCCAATTTATACATTTCAAATATTATTATATTGCTGATGGTAGGGTGTGGGGGAGTCTGCATGCACATGTACACACTGGCTCTTTAGTATTTATATTCATCTTTCAAATCTCTTCAGTGTAGTTCCCTATTTAAAGTAGTAGAAAAGGTGAACTCACTTTAAACTCTTgctattattaagtcactaataaagtaacagtaataatttaaaataatttaccaGAAAAGGTAAACTTTTAAAGATGTTGCTGTTGACACTAAATGCTCATTGTTAAATGAATTGGCGGAGATAATTGCATCTCTGATGCTAAGAATGATCAGTAATGGTAAATCAAATGTTTCTGAAACAATGCAGTTCGTCATTGATTATTATTCTGACAACACATCTTCCTACTGGTAAATAAGCTTCTGAAACAAATGTGTTAAACAAATGTGTTAAACATAAGAATTACTTGATAGAATATCCAGACAAATTACTGATAAAGTTCTAATAAGATCTTGATGTCTACCCTTCCAAATTCAACAATATATCATGAATTTTTTACCAAGTTACTAAATATTCTAATCAATAACATTTTTAATCTGTTACTTGTTTTGAATATATGCATCTCATAATTTGACCAGTTTCTTAGTTAATTCTCAGATATCATCAGTAAGTAGTATTGCACTGATAGCCCTCTCTGAGCATGAGTGTTTTCTTGGAATAAATTTGTAAAAGTGAAACTGCTgtgcttttaaaataattataaattgaCTTCCAGAAAGATCATTCATTTGCTGATGGACACTTAAGTTGCTTCCAACTTTAAAATATTGTTAAGGCTACTGCTATGAAGATGGGTGTGCAAATATCTGTTCCCAATCAATTTTTTGCTGTTGTattttgtttcaatttatttttaattgctttcTTGTTTACTTATTTCTGAGAGAAAGATGAGCAACAGAGAGAAAGGCCAGCACTGCTACGTGGTGTCAGAAATAAAGCCTAGAGgactcccaccaatgtgtcctggagctccgcttccccagagccccaccccactagggaaagagaaataggctgggagtatggatcaacctgtaaatgcccacgttcagtgaggaggcaattacagaagccagaccttttgccttctgcaccccacaatgaccctaggtccatcctcccagagggttaaagaataggaaagctattaggggaggggatgggatatggagttctggtggtaggaattgtacccccctcttacctatggccttgtcagtgtttccattttataaataaattaatttttttaaaaagcctaggACCTCATGACCTGTATCTGCTGAACCACTGCCCTGatctcccagattttttttcacctgtcttttttcattaaaaagtatGCTTTAGAGCCATTTTAATCTCCAAATGAAAGCCACTGACATTTTCATTGGCAACTGTTGAAACTGTTTCATTACCCCAAAACTTTGCCTACCATTTAAAATCGTCTTAAAAATCGTCTTACCGTTCAGGAAAGTTAACATAATTATAATCATATAAATTGCACATTTTGAGTTGTATCTTTTCTAGTAAAGTtatattctttatttgataaCTGTCTTCAATATTTTCCATGCTTATAATGATCCTTCAGATGATTTTACTAGGTTCATCCTTCACAAAAGTGCTATGTGCCTGTTTTACAGCTAGAAAATAGTCATTAAAAGGTCAACATGAAATTTGAACCCAGGTAGTATGTCTTTAGAGCCCATACCTTAAACTACTATGTAATATATTCTCTAACATGAGGGGTTAtgtctatattttttatatttctttcatttttaagttaaataattttaagtatatcTCTATTACagtatggttctttttttttaattcctcccCAGGTATGGGACTTGCCTTCAATTTGAATCCAGCTCTGACTATGATTGGCAAGTATTTCTACAAGAAGAGACCATTGGCAAATGGACTGGCCATGGCAGGCAGCCCAGTATTCCTCTCTACCCTGGCCCCCCTCAATCAGGCTTTCTTCGGTATCTTTGGCTGGAGAGGAAGCTTCCTAATTCTTGGGGGCTTACTATTAAATTGCTGTGTCGCTGGATCCCTAATGCGACCAATTGGGCCCAAGCCAGGAGACACAAAGAAACCTGGTTACAAAGAAGCCCTTCAGGAAACTGGCAAATCTGATTCAAAAAAGGGGGTAGCTGATGCAAGTACAGATCTTATTGGAGGAACCCCCAAAGCAGAGAAACGAACCGTCCTAGGAACAGTTAATAAATTCCTGGACTTATCTCTGTTCAAGCATAGAGGGTTTTTGCTATACCTCTCCGGAAATGTACTCATGTTTTTTGGATTGTTTACTCCTTTGGTCTTCCTTAGTAATTATGGCAAGAGTAAGCATTTCTCTAATGAGAGgtctgccttccttctttccattctggcttttgttgatatggtagcTAGACCTTCTATGGGACTTGTAGCCAACACGAAGTGGGTAAGGCCACGAGTTCAGTACTTCTTTGCAGCTTCTATTATTGCAAATGGAATGTGTCATATGATAGCACCTTTCCCATCCACTTATGCTGGGTTCTGTGTCTATGCTGGATTATTTGGATTTGCATTTGGATGGCTCAGCTCAGTATTATTTGAAACACTGATGGACCTCGTGGGACCTCAGAGGTTCTCCAGCGCTGTGGGACTGGTGACCATTGTGGAATGCTGTCCTGTCCTTCTGGGGCCACCAGTTTTAGGTACAGTATATCTTAACTTTTTGGGTCTGTTAGCATAAAATAGGCATGCATAGAGATTGGGAAGGTGACAGAAAGCAGAAATTAGTGAACTTGTTTGATGTCAGAGTACAAGTCTTTATCAATTCTGTATCCTCAGTGCTAGCAAAATATTTAGCATAACATTGTTCAAATACTCAAGAGCTGAATTCAATCAGCcatcaaaaatattaaatatgtggtttttaatatttttttctgataaaatTAGCCAGTTCATTGTAGGAATAAATACAACTATTCACTATAGTTTGGGAAGTGGCATAAATGTACAGGGATTACCTCATTAAGTTCCAAAGTTCTATCCTTGGTCTTTATGTGTTAGAGTGATGCTCTCAAGTTTTTTGTCTCTCCCattagtaagttttttttttttaagttttgagctggggtggaggaaatagcataaCCCGACTCCCTAACTCTAGCCTTCTAACTGGTTTTCCCACAGACATTCTAGTTCTCTATCTCTTAGAACTCCCCAATTACCTCCCTTCTTCATAAGATGAAGACCAAATTCTTAATGTGGCCTTCATTGCCCTGTATGGCTTTACCTACCTTTTTATTCTACTTAGTTTCCTCCAATTGCCTCTTGGTTTCTCTACTCCAGCAACATAACCTTCCTTCCAATAGCCACCATATGTTTCTGACCCCTGCATTTGTCTACCAGTTCTCTGCTTGGGCTCTTTTTTTCCAAAACAACTCCTATCCTTTAAGTTTCAGCTTAATTTACTTTAAGAAAAGCCCTCCTGGTCCTACTTACGGGGCCCAGCTTCCTATTTTCTGTTTTCCAGCCCCCCTGAAGCACTTCacagtttataaaatatttaatatctgTATTCTCCACTGGATGATACATGTTATCTCTTTGGCTTGTTCTATCCTTGACCAATCCAACCCAGTACTGTGGTATCCATAAAAGTCAGTGTCACTGAGTGAAGGATACTCTTTAATTTAGAAGGCCAGGTAGTGTCAGAAAGTTTTTTATTATAGAGTAAGGGTTTTCTTTTATAGACTGATTTGATGAGATGCTAATAGATTGTACTATAACAAGGATTTCATGGACAAAAATCATTTGGAAACATGGGTTTTAATACAGGCCCCTCACAAAACCTTTATTATTATGCATCATCAGTCAATGCATAAGCTATGCCAGCCTCAGTTAATTTGACTTTGAAAACATAAGAGTGTTCTTATAGCACTGTGATAAGTTTGAAATTCAAATTCAGACTTTAAAACCCAGTCTGTTTGACTGACTTGCTTAAATTTGTCTGCTTCATTTGTGTATATAGAGAGTATATAGAGCTGGTTTCAGTGTTTTAGCATATGGTTAGTGCCACCAAATGCTCATTAGGAAATGTTGATGTTAAGAGTGAGAGAAGAAATagctgcagcactattccaccactaattagtgaagcttccccttataggtggttattgggagcttaaacccaggtcctcagacatggtaatttctgtgctctaccaggtgtgccactgtctgaccccctaAAAGATCAGATCAATTTTTtatgacatatatatttattaacacaagatagaaatggagaaaaccTGAGGGTCACTTGGGCACATGGGATGGTATGGGTTGAAATCAGGGCCTCATGTTTCTAAGTTAATTCAACATCCTACTCCCTGTGCCACTTCCCAAGCTCAAGATCATACCATTTTCAGCAATCCCTTTCTTAGACTAATTCTTCATTTCTAGGCTTTTGTTGGAAGATTGGTTTAACatggttttgtgtgtgtttgcttgcttgtttttataTCCTTATGTTTTATTTGGGAAAGGTTGTAAGTACTCACATTAACTTTTTAATATCCTTAGGTCGCCTCAATGATGTATATGGAGACTACAAATACACCTACTGGGTATGTGGCGTAATCCTAATTttggcaggtatctatcttttcattGGCATGGGTATCAATTATCGACTTACAGCAAAAGAACAGAAAGCggagaagcagaaagaagaaaataaagaggaagaaaccaCTATAGATGCTGTTGAAAAACCAAAAGAAGTTCCTGGTACTACAGAGTCTTTAGAGCAGACAGGCATGGAAGAATCCACCAAAGATGAGAGTCCAGTCTGAACTCGGGGAAGAAGGGTAAATGGAGCAGCTCTTTTCCCAAGATATCTGAAAATACTCTACTGGCCTGCGATCTACCAGTGGTGCTCAATGCAAATATGGACATTTGTGTAGAACTCATACCAGGTGTTCATTAATGGAATTTTTGTTTCACTCCTTACCAATAGCTTGAATTAAATATGCCATATCTGTTGGGGAGTAATTGGCAAAGAATGGGggaaggaaatcttttttttttttctctctctcgttctcttttttttcttgctaatcTTAGCTTTTAACAGTGTCATGGAAATTATAATGATGTGCCTTAAGTTTTAGTTTTTAGAACTTTAGGGAGCCTTAACTTTTTTAAACCATTCTgctgaattcatctattttgagtattgcattaaaaggaaaaataacttgtttgagaaaaatttaaaattaatcttGCTTCATTATTTGTAACATTGTCAGACACTGtcactgaaaaaaatataaattgaaATATTATTCAAAGGTTGGGGGTTATAAAATCCTGGCTAAAATATTTTCTACGCATCAGTAGTTGTTTTGCACATGTGCCTGTAGCCATGTACTTAGAAAATTTAAATCATAAAACTTTGAAAACTTATTGGCTATTCTAGAAACACTGTACCCAACACACCTCCAGTATCTTACCTTGGAATGTTTATTAGAAGCCAAATGCTTAAGAGTTGGTTTCATTAGGTAGactatttttgttccctttttaaaGACAAAATTTGAGTGACTATTGATCATTGCTCTTTgcagatcactttttttttcacttcacaaGTTTGTATTGAAACATACAGATAATTGTGCCTCCTTAGTGCAACATATCTAACATGTATACATTTCAGACAGTTGCCAGATTAATCTTTAGTTTTTCCAAAACCTCAGACTATGAATCTTGGATCTTTTATTTCCCCTGGGAATTTTTGCCCTTTGATTCATAGTGATTTTATTTATACCTGCCTCTAGCTTATGTGTACAATATTCAGTGTGGTCGCCCATCCCCCAATGCTGGCTAATTGAAGAGGCAAGTCATAAAAATAAGATTGGTAGAAAAATTGCTAAGTGTGCTTCATTTAAATAACTCATTTTCTGAGAAGGCCTTAAAATTATGTTTTGCTTAGAATTACTGAACACATTCTGACTCACCACACAGATTTTGTGACCCTGAGAAGTAAAGAAGGGGATTAAATATTATGATAGGAGGGAGAATAGACCAGAATGAAaactgtaaatattttttaacctaATATCTTATAAATTGAGGCAGGAAGATAATGGTAAACATTCAATAGATTATATTCAgtgcatttaaaaatatcattgtAATTGACAGAATGAAAAtgtagatttaaaaagaaaaagaccttgTATAAAAGACTGGCTTttccaaataaactttttttaaagaaatgtttaagtatttattttaatgatgaaaACATTGATGTCTTCATTTTTGTTATCAACATTTTATTCTTACTGATATTAAATTGCCTCACATGTTCTTTGGTAGTTGTGATTTAATACAACAAACCCCCCCCTTATCCTTTAAGATAAGCAGGAGGGGAATTTTGAAATCATCTCTGTGAAAACAGCTTGAGCAGTTAACTTTAAGAACATAATGAAAACACCCTTTCCTTGTGGCAGATGGAAGAGGAATTTCAGCAAGAAGCCTGCTATGATTATTGGCAGTCTTGGCTTTATTATGGATTCTGCTATTTTTCATGGATAGACTCCTCTGTGTGCTTCTttcctctt harbors:
- the SLC16A1 gene encoding monocarboxylate transporter 1; translation: MPPAVGGPVGYTPPDGGWGWAVVIGAFISIGFSYAFAKSITVFFKEIEGIFHATTSEVSWISSIMLAVMYGGGPISSVLVNKYGSRPVMMAGGCLSGCGLIAASFCNTVFQLYICIGVIGGMGLAFNLNPALTMIGKYFYKKRPLANGLAMAGSPVFLSTLAPLNQAFFGIFGWRGSFLILGGLLLNCCVAGSLMRPIGPKPGDTKKPGYKEALQETGKSDSKKGVADASTDLIGGTPKAEKRTVLGTVNKFLDLSLFKHRGFLLYLSGNVLMFFGLFTPLVFLSNYGKSKHFSNERSAFLLSILAFVDMVARPSMGLVANTKWVRPRVQYFFAASIIANGMCHMIAPFPSTYAGFCVYAGLFGFAFGWLSSVLFETLMDLVGPQRFSSAVGLVTIVECCPVLLGPPVLGRLNDVYGDYKYTYWVCGVILILAGIYLFIGMGINYRLTAKEQKAEKQKEENKEEETTIDAVEKPKEVPGTTESLEQTGMEESTKDESPV